A section of the Hemitrygon akajei unplaced genomic scaffold, sHemAka1.3 Scf000054, whole genome shotgun sequence genome encodes:
- the LOC140721383 gene encoding uncharacterized protein isoform X1: protein MAHLRVHTGEKPFTCLDCGKRFTRSSHLKVHQLVHTGERPFTCSDCGKGFTRSSDLMAHQRVHTGERPFTCSDCGKGFTRSSDLMAHQRVHTGERPFTCSDCGKGFTRSSHLKVHQLVHTGERPFTCSDCGKGFTRSSQLKVHQLVHTGEKPFTCSVCGKGFTDPSKLQRHQRVHTGEKPFTCSDCGKGFTRSCKLKLHQRVHAGERPFSCSVCGKGFTQSSDLLVHQRVHTGERPFTCYECGKGFTRSFELKVHQRVHTGERPFTCSDCGKRFTLSSTLLVHQRVHTGEKPFTCSECGKGFTRSFELKVHQRVHTGERPFTCSDCGKGFTRSSHLKEPLCFWEEVSNSQSRCSVLPCQHLFCSDHWDVSHGRSFSFHWLMFSSTVMICFSEVASHLSFLVCISFHNCMYTYGVLNRVQIQL from the exons atggctcacctgcgagttcacactggggagaagccgttcacctgcttggactgtgggaagagattcactcggtcatcccatctgaaggtacatcagttagttcacactggggagaggccattcacctgctcagactgtgggaaaggattcactcggtcatctgatctaatggctcaccagcgagttcacactggggagaggccattcacctgctcagactgtgggaaaggattcactcggtcatctgatctaatggctcaccagcgagttcacactggagagaggccattcacctgctcagactgtgggaagggattcactcggtcatcccatctgaaggtacatcagttagttcacactggggagaggccattcacctgctcagactgtgggaaaggattcactcggtcatcccaactgaaggtacatcagttagttcacactggggagaagccattcacctgctcagtctgtgggaagggattcactgatccatccaaactacagagacatcagcgagttcacactggggagaagccgttcacctgctcagactgtgggaagggattcactcggtcatgtaaactgaagttacatcagcgagttcacgctggggagaggccattcagctgctcagtctgtgggaagggattcactcagtcatctgacctactggtacatcagcgagttcacactggagagaggccattcacctgctacgaatgtgggaagggattcactcggtcatttgaactgaaggtacatcagagagttcacactggagagaggccattcacctgctcagactgtgggaagagattcactctgtcatctaccctactggtacaccagcgagttcacactggggagaagccattcacctgctcagaatgtgggaagggattcactcggtcgtttgaactgaaggtacatcagagagttcacactggagagaggccattcacctgctcagactgtgggaagggattcactcggtcatcccatctgaag gaacccctctgtttctgggaagaggtctccaactctcagtCCAGGTGCTCggtgcttccttgtcaacatctattctgctcagatcattgggatgtctcccatggaaggTCAttctcattccactggttaatgttttcttccacagtgatgatTTGTTTTTCTGAGGTAGcatctcatttaagttttctggtctgtatttcttttCACAATTGCATGTACACATATGGAGTGCTGAATCGTGTTCAAATTCAACTgtaa
- the LOC140721383 gene encoding uncharacterized protein isoform X2, whose product MAHLRVHTGEKPFTCLDCGKRFTRSSHLKVHQLVHTGERPFTCSDCGKGFTRSSDLMAHQRVHTGERPFTCSDCGKGFTRSSDLMAHQRVHTGERPFTCSDCGKGFTRSSHLKVHQLVHTGERPFTCSDCGKGFTRSSQLKVHQLVHTGEKPFTCSVCGKGFTDPSKLQRHQRVHTGEKPFTCSDCGKGFTRSCKLKLHQRVHAGERPFSCSVCGKGFTQSSDLLVHQRVHTGERPFTCYECGKGFTRSFELKVHQRVHTGERPFTCSDCGKRFTLSSTLLVHQRVHTGEKPFTCSECGKGFTRSFELKEPLCFWEEVSNSQSRCSVLPCQHLFCSDHWDVSHGRSFSFHWLMFSSTVMICFSEVASHLSFLVCISFHNCMYTYGVLNRVQIQL is encoded by the exons atggctcacctgcgagttcacactggggagaagccgttcacctgcttggactgtgggaagagattcactcggtcatcccatctgaaggtacatcagttagttcacactggggagaggccattcacctgctcagactgtgggaaaggattcactcggtcatctgatctaatggctcaccagcgagttcacactggggagaggccattcacctgctcagactgtgggaaaggattcactcggtcatctgatctaatggctcaccagcgagttcacactggagagaggccattcacctgctcagactgtgggaagggattcactcggtcatcccatctgaaggtacatcagttagttcacactggggagaggccattcacctgctcagactgtgggaaaggattcactcggtcatcccaactgaaggtacatcagttagttcacactggggagaagccattcacctgctcagtctgtgggaagggattcactgatccatccaaactacagagacatcagcgagttcacactggggagaagccgttcacctgctcagactgtgggaagggattcactcggtcatgtaaactgaagttacatcagcgagttcacgctggggagaggccattcagctgctcagtctgtgggaagggattcactcagtcatctgacctactggtacatcagcgagttcacactggagagaggccattcacctgctacgaatgtgggaagggattcactcggtcatttgaactgaaggtacatcagagagttcacactggagagaggccattcacctgctcagactgtgggaagagattcactctgtcatctaccctactggtacaccagcgagttcacactggggagaagccattcacctgctcagaatgtgggaagggattcactcggtcgtttgaactgaag gaacccctctgtttctgggaagaggtctccaactctcagtCCAGGTGCTCggtgcttccttgtcaacatctattctgctcagatcattgggatgtctcccatggaaggTCAttctcattccactggttaatgttttcttccacagtgatgatTTGTTTTTCTGAGGTAGcatctcatttaagttttctggtctgtatttcttttCACAATTGCATGTACACATATGGAGTGCTGAATCGTGTTCAAATTCAACTgtaa